A stretch of the Deltaproteobacteria bacterium genome encodes the following:
- a CDS encoding HigA family addiction module antidote protein — protein MDERHIFLHYLVAAVRPPWETVRMKKMEPIHPGEILFEEFLRPMQLSQNKIASDIGVPPRRINEIIHGKRRITADTALRLAHYFEMSPQFWLGLQMDYDLDVEEDKLGDRLDEEVKKYHTA, from the coding sequence ATGGATGAACGCCATATTTTTCTACACTATTTGGTTGCGGCCGTTAGGCCGCCTTGGGAGACTGTAAGAATGAAAAAAATGGAGCCCATACACCCGGGAGAAATCCTGTTTGAGGAGTTTTTAAGACCCATGCAGCTAAGCCAGAACAAGATCGCCTCGGATATCGGTGTACCTCCTCGGCGGATCAATGAAATCATCCATGGAAAAAGGAGAATAACGGCTGACACCGCACTTCGGCTGGCCCATTACTTTGAGATGTCACCACAGTTTTGGCTTGGACTTCAAATGGACTATGATCTGGATGTTGAAGAAGACAAGCTTGGTGACAGACTGGACGAGGAGGTCAAAAAGTATCACACCGCATAA
- a CDS encoding AAA family ATPase translates to MLTKLTIRNFKKFDQAEIELGSPVVFIGPNNSGKTTALQALAFWDIGLKRWNEKRRGRTSPEKRPGVTINRKDLIAVPVPNAKLLWRGLSVRDVKKISGKQETKHLFIDVIVEGITADTTWECGLEFYYANEESLYCRPLRLSDEENPQRMPIPEEANNVQFAFLPPMSGLAANETRLDPGAINVRVGEGRTAEVLRNLCHRIYEGDEKLWKRLSDYILNLFGSKLEVPQYVTERGEIVMAYTEHDIKLDLSSSGRGLQQTLLLLAYMYAHPGSVLLLDEPDAHLEILRQRQIYQLLTDVARENDNQIIIGSHSEILLNEAADRDVVVAFVGKPHRINDRGSQALKALKDIGFEHYYQAEQTGWVLYLEGSTDLAILQEFARILEHREAMDALQRPFVHYVTNQPSEVRKHFFGLKEAVPHLKGIAVFDRLDRHPSEDIGAEFHMWSKREIENYLCYPEVLEAYAVASGRESLPGPLFESAHAEPRRKAMKEAIIEVSQALEKIQDVSPWDGNTKVSDYFLKSVFREFFKKLGHYNVMDKKNFHELARFVPKEKIDPEVREKLEAIVAVSRTARPTVE, encoded by the coding sequence ATGTTGACAAAACTGACCATCCGGAATTTCAAGAAGTTCGATCAAGCGGAAATAGAACTGGGCAGCCCGGTTGTCTTTATCGGCCCCAATAATTCGGGCAAAACTACCGCCCTTCAAGCCCTGGCTTTTTGGGATATCGGGCTTAAGCGCTGGAATGAAAAGAGAAGGGGGAGAACCTCCCCAGAGAAACGACCGGGCGTAACCATCAACCGGAAAGACTTGATCGCCGTGCCCGTTCCCAATGCAAAACTCCTCTGGCGTGGGCTCAGCGTTAGGGATGTTAAAAAGATTTCGGGGAAACAAGAAACCAAGCATCTATTCATTGATGTCATTGTGGAAGGCATCACCGCTGATACCACATGGGAGTGCGGCCTTGAATTCTACTATGCGAATGAGGAATCACTCTACTGCCGGCCGCTTCGCCTGTCCGACGAAGAGAATCCTCAACGAATGCCCATCCCTGAAGAGGCCAATAATGTTCAATTTGCATTTCTTCCTCCCATGTCAGGGTTGGCGGCGAACGAAACCAGGCTGGATCCGGGAGCCATCAATGTCCGTGTCGGAGAGGGACGGACAGCCGAAGTCCTACGCAATCTATGTCACAGGATTTACGAAGGCGATGAAAAACTCTGGAAAAGACTTTCGGACTATATCCTGAATTTATTCGGTTCAAAATTGGAGGTGCCGCAGTATGTCACCGAACGGGGCGAAATCGTCATGGCATATACCGAACATGACATCAAGCTGGATCTTTCTTCATCTGGCAGGGGTCTTCAACAAACCCTCCTTCTTTTGGCCTATATGTATGCCCATCCCGGGTCTGTGCTTTTGTTAGACGAACCTGACGCACACTTGGAAATACTCAGGCAAAGGCAGATTTATCAGCTCCTGACGGACGTCGCTCGGGAAAACGACAACCAGATTATCATCGGGAGCCATTCCGAGATCTTGCTCAATGAGGCCGCAGATCGCGATGTGGTGGTTGCCTTTGTTGGAAAACCCCATCGTATCAATGACCGAGGGAGCCAGGCCTTGAAGGCACTAAAGGATATCGGGTTCGAACATTATTATCAGGCAGAGCAAACGGGGTGGGTCCTTTATCTGGAGGGTTCAACGGACCTGGCCATTTTGCAGGAATTTGCACGGATTTTGGAACATCGGGAGGCCATGGATGCTCTTCAGAGGCCATTTGTGCATTATGTGACGAATCAGCCGTCTGAAGTGAGAAAGCATTTTTTCGGGCTCAAGGAAGCGGTCCCCCATCTGAAAGGGATTGCAGTTTTTGACAGACTGGATCGACATCCTTCAGAGGATATCGGGGCCGAATTTCATATGTGGAGCAAGCGGGAGATCGAAAACTATCTCTGCTATCCAGAGGTCCTTGAAGCCTATGCTGTAGCCAGCGGCAGGGAAAGCCTCCCCGGGCCGCTCTTCGAGTCAGCCCATGCCGAACCTCGCAGAAAAGCCATGAAAGAAGCCATTATTGAGGTCTCCCAGGCATTGGAGAAGATCCAAGACGTCTCACCCTGGGACGGAAACACAAAAGTCAGTGATTATTTTCTCAAGTCAGTTTTCAGGGAATTCTTCAAGAAACTCGGTCACTACAATGTGATGGACAAGAAGAATTTCCATGAACTGGCCCGGTTTGTCCCGAAAGAGAAAATCGATCCCGAGGTAAGAGAAAAACTTGAGGCCATTGTGGCAGTATCCCGGACCGCCAGGCCAACGGTGGAGTAA
- a CDS encoding type I-U CRISPR-associated protein Cas7, with protein sequence MSELYAQILSAVADASALRLVVNLKPANVDGLVYPPTYDQGQHIFRPAWIDGKERDAVLLDSVQSQAIPC encoded by the coding sequence ATGTCTGAATTATACGCTCAAATATTGTCAGCGGTGGCAGATGCCTCCGCCCTTCGTCTCGTGGTGAACCTCAAACCGGCCAATGTGGATGGACTCGTTTATCCGCCGACCTACGACCAGGGCCAGCACATCTTTCGCCCTGCCTGGATCGATGGAAAGGAGCGTGACGCGGTTTTGCTTGACTCCGTCCAAAGTCAGGCTATCCCCTGCTGA
- a CDS encoding AAA family ATPase: MKGKLSLFSFRLKNFKAVQDSKTIMFTPLTVFIGNNGSGKSSIFEGLETLQTLALHGLDAAMLPWHVEKSLYPRLLKHARKPYIHTSVFQIVRTLQELNRRIHSPFLPKAGVHGMG; the protein is encoded by the coding sequence ATGAAAGGCAAGCTCTCCCTGTTCTCTTTCAGATTGAAAAATTTCAAGGCCGTTCAAGACAGCAAGACAATAATGTTTACCCCTCTGACAGTATTTATCGGGAATAACGGCTCCGGTAAGAGCAGCATTTTCGAAGGGCTGGAGACCTTGCAGACGCTGGCGCTCCACGGACTGGATGCGGCTATGCTCCCTTGGCATGTTGAGAAGTCTTTGTATCCAAGATTATTAAAGCATGCCCGAAAGCCATATATTCACACCTCCGTGTTCCAGATTGTCCGAACATTGCAAGAACTCAATCGCCGCATACATTCACCATTTTTACCAAAAGCTGGGGTGCATGGAATGGGTTGA
- a CDS encoding dihydroorotate dehydrogenase → MKSLCVQIKNLKLKSPLMTASGTSGHGDGTAVLRKSSEILSSLGAFVTKGVTLEPREGNPEFRIVETRTGIINSIGLQNNGVQVFVKKELPEFLNADLPIIVNIAANSIEEFGRLASYLSENDLSQLINGIEINVSCPNIKKGGVSFGIDPKQVERIVRAVKKNIDSRIMLITKLTPNITDITLPARAAIEGGSDALSMINTLRAMAIDITTGKPYLGSRSGGLSGPAIKPVGVFMVYECFDKIPECSRGDVPIIGIGGISTWRDVLEYVMAGATAVGIGTAWFVNPDVFNEIHKGIVQYLRTNNTTIRDLIGKAHEA, encoded by the coding sequence ATGAAATCACTTTGTGTTCAGATTAAAAATCTAAAACTGAAAAGCCCTTTAATGACTGCCTCAGGCACATCCGGACATGGGGATGGAACGGCGGTATTGAGAAAGAGCTCCGAAATATTATCATCTCTTGGGGCATTTGTGACAAAGGGAGTTACGCTTGAACCAAGAGAGGGAAATCCTGAATTCAGGATTGTTGAAACTCGCACAGGTATCATAAACTCGATCGGTTTGCAGAACAACGGCGTGCAAGTTTTTGTAAAGAAAGAACTCCCTGAGTTTCTCAATGCTGATTTGCCAATTATCGTCAACATTGCAGCGAATTCGATAGAAGAATTTGGCAGACTCGCATCCTATCTGAGCGAGAATGATTTGAGCCAGTTAATCAACGGAATCGAAATCAACGTATCATGCCCGAACATTAAAAAGGGTGGAGTATCGTTCGGCATCGATCCAAAGCAAGTTGAACGCATCGTTAGAGCTGTTAAAAAGAATATTGACAGTCGAATTATGTTGATAACTAAACTCACTCCAAATATTACAGATATTACCTTGCCAGCGCGGGCTGCCATTGAAGGAGGGTCTGATGCACTTTCAATGATTAATACACTTCGTGCTATGGCTATAGATATTACCACAGGGAAACCGTATCTTGGAAGCAGGTCGGGCGGTCTTTCTGGCCCAGCCATAAAACCCGTCGGTGTATTTATGGTATATGAATGTTTCGATAAGATCCCAGAATGTAGCAGGGGAGATGTGCCGATAATTGGAATTGGAGGGATTTCAACGTGGCGAGATGTTCTTGAATATGTAATGGCAGGGGCAACGGCAGTTGGTATTGGCACGGCTTGGTTCGTCAACCCTGATGTCTTCAATGAAATCCACAAAGGCATAGTGCAATATTTGAGAACGAATAATACTACTATTAGGGATTTAATAGGCAAAGCTCATGAAGCGTGA